The nucleotide sequence CCACTTGCAGGCCGGCAACACCGCCGCGTTTGATGCCATGCTGGCCGCCCTGTCAGAGCAGGGCCTCAACACCATGGCGCTGGCGCTGGACTCGCTCAAAAACCCAGAGAGCATGGCGCTGCTGCAGACCATGGCGCGCGAGCACAAAGTCGATGTGGTGCTCAACGCCACCAGCTTTGCCGTGGGCTCCATCGATGGCAACGACAGCGGTGCCGAGGTACAGCCGGTGCTGCTGGCGGGGGATGCGCCGGTGCTGCAGCTCATCACCGCCGGTTGCTCGCAAGAGCAGTGGCAAGACGACCCGCACGGCCTCACCCCGCGCGACCTCGCCATGCAAATCGTGCTGCCGGAGGTGGATGGCCGCATTGGCACCCGGCCCATCAGCTTCAAAGGCCTGGCCTGGCGCTGCGAGCGCGCCGAGATTGACGTGGTGCGCTACCAGCCTGAGACCGAGCGCATGGCCTATGTGGCCGCTCTCGCCCGCCGATGGTGCGCATTGCGCTATAAAAACAATAGTGAAAAGCGCGTGGCGTTGGTGCTGGCCAACTACCCGAATGACGACTCGCGGCTCGCCAACGGCGTGGGGCTGGACACGCCTGCCTCCACCGTGGTCATCCTGCAAGCCCTGCAAGCCGCAGGTTATGCCACCGGCGATGTGCCGGCGGACAGCGACGCCCTGATGGCTGACCTGACGCGCGGCATCACCAACAACCTGGACGCGAACGACTCCCGCCCTGTGGGGCAGAGCCTCGCCATGGCTGACTATTTGCAAGACTTCCACGCGCTGCCCGCCGAGAGCCAAGCCGCCATCAACGCGCGGTGGGGCCTGCCAGAGCAGGACCCGCTGGTGCGCCATGGCCGCTTCATGATTTCCGGTCAGCGCTACGGCAACGTGTTTGTGGGCAACCAGCCCGCCCGTGGCCGCGACTTGGACCTGGTCGCCACCTACCACGATGCCGATTTGGTGCCCACGCACAACTACCTCGCCTTCTACTTCTGGATGCGCCGCGCCTACGCGGTGGATGCCGTGGTGCATGTGGGCAAGCACGGCAATCTAGAGTGGCTGCCCGGCAAAAGCGTGGCGCTGGGCGCGGCCTGCTGGCCCGACGCCATCCTGGGCCCGCTGCCGCACCTGTACCCCTTTATCGTGAACGACCCGGGCGAGGGCGCGCAGGCCAAGCGCCGCACGCAGGCCGTCATCATCGACCACCTCATGCCCGCGATGACGCGGGCCGAAACCTATGGCCCCCTGCAGCAGCTCGAAGGCCGTATGGACGAGTATTACGAAGCCCTGTCGCTCGACCCGCGCCGCGCCAAGCTGCTGCGCGGCAGCATTCTGGAGCAGGTGCTGGCCGATGGCTTGCACATCGAGCTGGGCTTTACCAAACCTGCCGACGATGCTGAGCGCGAAGCGCTGCTGCGCCGCTTGGACGCTTACCTGTGCGAGATCAAAGAATCCCAAATCCGCGACGGCCTGCACACCTTCGGCCAGTCGCCCGCCGGCCGCCAGCGGGTAGACACGCTGGTGGCGCTGGCCCGCTACCCCGGTGGCTCGGGTGCGGCACAGGCCAGCCTCACGGTGGCGCTGGCGCAAGACCTGGGCCTGACAGACTTTGACGCCCTGAGCCCCGACTGGGCTGCCCCCTGGACCGGCGCGCGCCCCGCCGTGTTGCAAGCCCTGAGCGATGACGCTTGGCGTCACGCCGGCCACACCCGCGAGCGGGTGGAACTGCTGGCCACCCGCGTGGTGCAAGACATGCTGTTCGAGCAAGTTAACTCCGATCGCCCTGAGCTTGTCGAAGGGCTTCGACAGGCTCAGCCCGAACGGGAAGGGTTTCTCACAGAAGGGCCGTCACAGGAACCAGAACGTTGGCCCCACACCTCCCAAGTGCTGCAGCGCCTGCAAACGGTGCTGGCTCCGCGCCTCGATGCCTGTGGCCCCAACGAAATCACCCAGCTGCTGCGCGGGCTCGATGGCCGCTTTATCCCGCCCGGCCCCAGCGGCGCGCCCTCGCGTGGTCGGCCCGATGTACTGCCCACCGGGCGCAACTTTTACTCGGTGGACACGCGCGCCATCCCCACCCAAACCGCCTATGCCATGGGCGCCAAGGGCGCAGACCGCGTGGTCGAGCGCCACCTGCAAGACCATGGCGCTTACCCCACGGCCATGGGCCTCTCCGTGTGGGGCACCAGCACCATGCGCACCGGCGGTGAAGACGTGGCCCAGGCCTTCTCGCTCTTGGGCGTGCGGCCCAAGTGGGCAGCGGGCAGCAACCGCGTGACGGACATTGAAGTCATGCCCATGACCGTGCTG is from Rhodoferax aquaticus and encodes:
- the cobN gene encoding cobaltochelatase subunit CobN, with amino-acid sequence MHLLSTRPGGHVEDDGNGIVRVEQTPGDIVVLTVADTTLSLLAEVASNLPADFPTVRLANLMWLRQPASTDLYMDDVLRHAKAIVIEHLGAPSDWAYIVDQVCESAKARGQWLVMVSGECVEDAQLLLRSTAAKDDCTHLWRCLREGGRDNANNFYQLIAHAAFGRGERPAPAQVLPGAVRYEPLTQVAPWREGAPVALLVFYKAHLQAGNTAAFDAMLAALSEQGLNTMALALDSLKNPESMALLQTMAREHKVDVVLNATSFAVGSIDGNDSGAEVQPVLLAGDAPVLQLITAGCSQEQWQDDPHGLTPRDLAMQIVLPEVDGRIGTRPISFKGLAWRCERAEIDVVRYQPETERMAYVAALARRWCALRYKNNSEKRVALVLANYPNDDSRLANGVGLDTPASTVVILQALQAAGYATGDVPADSDALMADLTRGITNNLDANDSRPVGQSLAMADYLQDFHALPAESQAAINARWGLPEQDPLVRHGRFMISGQRYGNVFVGNQPARGRDLDLVATYHDADLVPTHNYLAFYFWMRRAYAVDAVVHVGKHGNLEWLPGKSVALGAACWPDAILGPLPHLYPFIVNDPGEGAQAKRRTQAVIIDHLMPAMTRAETYGPLQQLEGRMDEYYEALSLDPRRAKLLRGSILEQVLADGLHIELGFTKPADDAEREALLRRLDAYLCEIKESQIRDGLHTFGQSPAGRQRVDTLVALARYPGGSGAAQASLTVALAQDLGLTDFDALSPDWAAPWTGARPAVLQALSDDAWRHAGHTRERVELLATRVVQDMLFEQVNSDRPELVEGLRQAQPEREGFLTEGPSQEPERWPHTSQVLQRLQTVLAPRLDACGPNEITQLLRGLDGRFIPPGPSGAPSRGRPDVLPTGRNFYSVDTRAIPTQTAYAMGAKGADRVVERHLQDHGAYPTAMGLSVWGTSTMRTGGEDVAQAFSLLGVRPKWAAGSNRVTDIEVMPMTVLGRPRVDVTLRVSGFFRDAFPNVIDLFDTAVRAVAAISIEDEADDVNPIRVRVQAEAAQAQAAGHSDADAERASTWRVFGPRPGGYGAGLQASIASGNWTERSDLAEAYLRAGAFAYGLDSDGAAAPEAFAQRMAGLDAVLHNQDNREHDILDSGDYYQFMGGMAAAVEHLSGKTAALYHGDFSVPGAPQIRSLGEEVARVVRSRAVNPKWIDGIKRHGYKGAFEMAATVDFLFAFDATTGVVADHQYALVADAYVHDDDTRAFLQQHNPGALRSIGERLLEAMQRGLWAEPGDHRERIQDHVLALENQLEAS